GCCCCGCACTTCAAATAAATCGACAAAATCCGCATCAAAGCTGATAGTTAGTTCAAAGGTAACGGTAGTTGTGCTATAATTTGCCACTTCTATTTCTTCAAATAGTGCGCCGTTGAGGACAAGTTCGCGGCGAATCCCTACACTATCGGCATTTAGGCGATCGTCAATTCTGGGATTAGTACACAAAACTGAAAGTGAAAATCCTTTGTCGGCGGTACTGCTAAGGAGAACAGGCGATCGCCCTTCAATCTGCAACTCCAAACGACTGAGAAATCTGGTATCAGAGCAAAATAATCCCATACTGGGGTTGCCATCGTTGAGCGAACAACCAGAAATATTGCCGATAGTATCGGTCACGAAAAATAAATCATCATCTTTAACAGTAAGTGTCGGTTGTGGTCTTTGTGTTACCACACTCGGCCATTCTGGGATAGGTATTTGTTCTGCATGTACAAAAGTTTTTCCGTCTAGCGAAATTTTATCAGCGAAGGTCAGCTTATCCGGTGTCATCAGGCAAATTTCCGTGTACAGGTTTATGTGGTGGTTCTAGCAGCGTCTGCCAAAAAGACGCTTTCAAAATTTATTTGAGCCATTGAGCAAAAATGATACTCATATACAGGCGACAAAAGGACATGCACAAAAGCTATATAATTAAATCTTTATAATTGTATATTTTTTAAAATTTTTGTAAAGGCAAATCTTAGGCGAAAAAATAAGAATTTTTACTTAATTTATTTAAGGCTGTAACTGAGAAAGCGTAAGGCACTCAAGACTATTCAGCCTGCGTTGAAAATTAATGGTTTTTGCTCTCGGTTCTGCGAGCCGCATTGTATGAAGCTTTCTTTATATTCATTGATTTTATAACAAAAAAATGCGAATATTGTCAGCTTTGCTGCAAAAAATCGGATTTTTGATTTATTTCTCAATTGGGGAATTTGCCATCACTTTATCTGTTAGAAGCTAATTTATCAGCAATGCGAGTAGTTTCTGGCAGTCGATATTTTGGCGTGCAGCGCAATACGTAGTCAATAGCCGTTGGTAGACTGACGCGATGACCGCTAGAGATATATAGTGGTTTGACTTTGGTGCGCGATCGCAAAACGGCGCCAATCGTTTCACACTTATGTATAAGTGGTTGCCAACTGCCTTTTGTTTCTGGTACTATTTCATGTTTACCAACCAGCAAGGATTTTGCTACACCAATTGTCGGTATATCCACAAGTACACCCAAATGACAAGCTATGCCAAATCTGCGAGGATGGGCTATTCCCTGACCATCACAGAGAATAATATCTGGTATTGTAGTAATCTTTTCTAAAGCGTCGAGTACAGCCGGGATTTCGCGAAATGAAAGGAAACCAGGAATGTAAGGAAATGTTGTCGGACGATACGCTAAACTCGTCTCGATGATTTGCAAATCGGGAAAATTGAGTACCGCTACTGCTGCCCGACTAATCGTCCCATTTGCTTCAAAACCCATGTCTACCCCAGCAACATACTGAACTGGTTCTTTAAATTTATCTTCGGTAATTACCTCAGCTTGGAGTTGTTCTTGGATAGCTATAGCTTCATCTAGTGTTAGTTGCCAAGCATGACGTTGATAAATTTTCATGTTTAAATAAGTTTGAGTTGAAAGTTTTTTCCGAAATCGTTACTCGCAAGAGTGTTTTTACTGATGTTACTGATGGAAAAATCTTTTTCGCCTGACACTAAAGCAAAACTAATCACTCAATTTAGCAGAGAAAACATGGAAAGTTTGAGAAACAATAATACTAATAACCATCATCACGCATTATACCTTGTCGGCGGAATAGTTTTATTAGTTTTAGCAATTATTTTTCGTCCCTTTAGCATCGTGAATGCAGGTGAACGAGGAGTTGTGATGCAATTTGGCAAAGTTCAAGATAGAGTTTTTGATGAAGGTATCCATCCTATTACACCAATTGTAACATCAGTGAAAAACATCAGCATTCGCATTCAAAATAGTAGTTTTAAAGCTGATGCTACTTCTAAAGACCTTCAAAAAATGACAGCAGAAATCGCTGTTAACTGGAACATTGACCCGACGCGAGTCAATAAAGTTTATCAAAAAATTGGAGATGAGCAACAAATCATTACAACAATAATCGCCCCCGCTGTTTCCGAAGTTTTAAAAGCAGTAATCTCTCAAAAAACGACAGAAGAAATTATTAGCGAAAGGGCAGAAATAAAAGCAGAACTTGATACACTACTGAAAAATCGTCTAGCGCCTTATGGTGTAATTGTCGATGATGTATCTATAATAAATTTCGCTTTCCCGGAAGAGTTTAGTAAAGCTGTAGAAGCAAGACTTATAGCAGAACAACAAGCAAGACTTGCAGAATTTAATGCTGATAAAGCAGCACAAGAAGCTCAAGCAAATATCAACCGCGCTAAAGGAGAAGCAGAAGCGCAAAAATTACAAGAAAAAACTTTAACACCAGCGTTTTTACAGAAGCAAGCGATAGAAAAATGGGATGGTAAGTTTCCGATGGTGATGACTGGTGATGGTAAATTACCAATGATTAATATTACAACTGCTACTTCGACTAATAATGCTACTATGTCTTCGCAGCAAAAACAGAAATAAGACGTACAGATGCAAATAATTTTACCCTCACCCCTCTCCTGACATTGGAAAGGGGTAATAGAATTGTCAGGTTAATGCTAGAGAATTAGGCAACAAAGAATCCAATAAAGTATCAATACTGCTATCAGATAAGTTGGGGATAGATAGCACGCGATCGCCTTTGGTAAAGTCCCGTTTTATTGACTGTCTATAGGTAGGGTCATAGTGGTATTGCAAAATATCCTGCACAAATGATTCCCAATTTCCGGTGTCAATTAACTGATACCACTGACATAATTTATCCCAACCATAACGAGATTTAAACTTTTCCAGCTTCCATTTTAAAATATCAGCATGATCCATCAAATGCGGATATTCTTCTAAAAGAAACTTCACTCTAGCAGCTATAGGTATTTGAATTTCTATAGAATTAGCCTGTTTCATTTTTTCCCATAAAAATTGGGGTAAATAAATATTGCCAATTTTCTGGCTTTCTGATTCTACCCACACTGGCTGATGCGGATTGAATTTTTGCAGCTGTTCCAATAGCAACGATTCAAAGTATTTTTGTGAAGGTTGAGGTGAAAGTTTTCCTTGCCATTCTTCCCCCAGCAGAGAACCGCGATGGTTGGCTAAAGCTTCTAAATCTAAAACTTGAGCGCCACGAGTTAAGCGCATCTGCTGTAAGATACGTGTTTTACCACTACCAGTTAAACCGCACAATACTTGATAAGTAAATTTTTGTGGCAAATCCTGCATTTGCTGGCGAACATAAGCGCGATAAGTTTTGTAACCACCTTCGAGTAATGTGACTCGCCAACCAATTTGCGATAGCACCGAAGCCATGCTACCAGAACGCTGTCCACCGCGCCAGCAGTAGACTAGAGGACGGTAGTTTTTATCTTTTGTGGCAAAGTATTCTGTTAGATGCTGCGAGATGTTTTTTGATACTAAAGCAGCCCCGATTTTACGCGCAGTAAAGGGGTTGATTTGTTTATATATCGTTCCCACTTGAGCGCGTTCGTCATCATTTAGCACTGGTAAATTGATTGCTTTGGGGATGCGATCTTCCGCAAATTCGCTCTTGGAACGAACATCAATTATTTCACTATAAGATTCAGACCAAGGCTGTCGGGTATATGTAGGTGAAGGTGTCATAGCAGTCAAACCTGTCTTTCTCAATTGTGGCACTCCCATAAGTTTTAAGCGGGATGATGGGATATGGCGAATGAGTGCAATTGTAAAGAAAGCTGTGATTGATTGGTTGTTGGGCGAGAGGTATTATTTAATCGTCCATATGAGATTTCTAGTTTGTTCTGATACAGGCAAATCTTGTACAAATAGCGATGTGTAAGCTAAATAGTGCGATCGCATCGTCTGAGTTTACCTAACCATTAATTTAAATGAAGCGGAGGATGTGTCATATGAAAAAGTTTGGATTACCTATATGGTTTCCTTATCCTAATTCCTGGTTAAGTGCTTTAATGTTATCTGTGCTGATGGCTGCATTTGTCAATACTATTAGACGCAATAGTGAATTGTTGTTGAATCTCGCTAGATGGTCTAACAGACCGGAACAATTTATCATCTCGCTGATATTGTTACTTATACTACCAATTCCGGCGATCGCCTTTTTGCATCACTTTTTTCTCGGTCGCTTTATTTCCGCAATTCCCGGTGAAAAAGTCAGCAAAATTCAAGGTTTTTTTCCAGGAATAATCAGTTGGTGGGAAAGTTTATATAGTTGGCTTGTATTATTGTTGTCAACTTTAGCCGCAACGTTGTTTTGTACTCCTTTTCTACCTTTATTTAATCTCAGCTACGAGAAAATCATTACCAACTACAGTTTCATTGACAGAAACATACAAACAATCTTTGCTGTAGTCTGGCTGATTAATGCGGCTTTAATTTACCAGATTGGGTATTTATTTAAGTGTCGCTTGGTTTATGGTGATTCTGTTGATAATACAGCCGAAAATACCAATTTGGATGCATCTCCCCAAATTGAGACTGATAGCACGGGAGATGAAACGATTTCAACCCAAATGCAAACAACTGAAGAGTTACCAGCTAAAAAGCCAACTTTTTTGAGCTTTATTACCAAGCATGGAAAATCACCTAAAAAAATATTTACGATTATTTTGATTCCTTTGGTGGCTGCGTGGATATATTTGTTTGCTAAGTTACCAGAAGTTCAACAAACTGCAAATTTAGCAGAGCAAATTAGATTATCGGTGTCTTCGGAAGCTACACCAGTTAATTCTAAATCTATTGAGGATGATACTTTTGAAAAAGGACTTAGCAAAGGTAAAAGTGCAGCAAAACTAGCTAGAATTGCAGAATCTCAAGATGAATGGAAGATGGTCGAAAATATGTGGAAAGAAGCGATATTTTTGATGAATTCTGTGCCATCTTCAAGCCCTGATTATGCATTGTCTCAGCAAAAAATTACACAGTATCAGGTTTATTTGGATTTTGCAAAGCAAAGTGCTGCTGGTGGTAGGTAATTGACGACTAAAATCGCGCCTACACGAACAAAGTCCGCCTGCGCGGACTTCCAGAATTGTGAGTGAATATACGTAATAAAGGGCGCGATTAACTAAAAATATAGACAATGTTAATCGCGTCTTTAAAATGGGAATCCTGAGAATGGAGAATTAATTTTCAGGTTTTCACTTTTATTGGTTATGACACAGCCGAATATGCCTAAACTTGGTAAGCAAAAACTGCAAAAGTTCCAATGGTCTGCATGGTTTCCTTACCCTAGTTCGTTATTCAGGGCGATTATTTTAGTTCCGATAGCTTTTCCTGGCGCACGTTTAATAGTCTTTGGATTTGGACTAGCTATTATATCTGCTATAGGAAACAGCCTTGCTCTATTTATATTGTCTGTGGTATTTGGCTTATTAATACCAACTATTATTTTATCATTTCTTTATCACTTTTTCTGGTTTCTTTGGCAGCAACAACATTCATCAAATAGTTTACCTAAATGGATACCCCGTTTAAAAAGCTTATGGGAAGGTTGCTATGCCACAGTTGTAATGGGATTATCATTTCTGTTAATTATAGCTATTTTTGCTGGATTAGGTTTTTTAAGTTGTAAATTCTCATATGAAACAGCAGAACAAATAAGTAGATGTGCAGGAAGTATAACTGGACGGGCTTTTAAAATAATTTTTAACAGAATTGAAAAGAATGATTTCGTAAGTAAACCTTGGTTTGCAATTTGGTTTGTTAGTGCGGTATATCTTTACCAAGCTGAGTACTTAGTTAGAAAACGTTTAATTCCCCACCTAAAATATAAATTGCAAAAATATCAATCAAAACGTAAGGCTTATAGAGATGATAGAGATGTAGAGCTTGATAGATTGCGAGGGGATATGGGTTTAACAGTAATGAAAAAAGGAAGAACAAAGCCATTACAGACAATACCAGATGAACACAGTCAAAGAAAAACTCAAAATTTCGCTAAAAAACTGTTGCTAATTCTTTTTATTCCCTTAATTGCTGTAATAATATATTTATTTTCCAAATTACCAGAACTTATGAGGTATCAGCCTCAACAAAAAGTAGTTTCTAGAAATGGCGTTGTCACACCTTCTCCAGGAAATTCTCAAGTACCTGCTTTATCGCTTCAATCTGATACTTTTAGAGAGGGTGTAAATAAAGCAATTAGTGCAGCAAATTTAACCCAATTAGCTAAATCTCAAGATGAATGGAAGACGGTTGAAAGTGAGTGGCAAGAAGCAATAACACTCATGAATGCTGTTCCATCTAACAGCCCTAATTATGCAGTAGCCCAGCAAAAAATTGTAGAGTATCAGCGGAATCTAAGTTACGCTCAAAAAAATGCTGTAGGTGGTAAGTAAGCTATTCGCTCTTTTTCCTTAGCTAGAAAAACAAGCGCGATCGCTCTTGTTCTTAGCTATTGTTGTGCAAGACGATATTCCTAGATTAATCAGGATGAAAAATCATGCTTAACGGACTCAGACAAAAAGCGATAGTAAAACCTGGTGGTGTAGTAGAAATCTGTTCTCCAGAACTTCCTACTGGCGCAACTGTGGAGATTATAGTACTTATATCACCCACCGATCAATCTAAAAGTTCTTTAACCAGCTTTATTGGCAGTGCAAAAGGCAGTTTTGCTACACCAGAAGAAGTAGATAAGTTTATTAGCCAAGAACGAGATGCATGGGAATCCTATTCATAGCTAACATACTAGAAGAGAAGCGATTTCACCTCCCAAGCAAATCATGTCAGAAACAACGACGCGGCGCAACTTCTTAATGACCAGTGTTGCCGTCGCTTCTGGTATTGTAGGAGCTACTACCTTGCAACAAAATGCTACCAACACTGCGACACCACCAGCAACAATGCCAGAACGGATGCTGGGACGCACAGAAATAAAAGTGCCTATCTTCGGCTTGGGTGGAGCGGGTCAAACGCCGCTATCCTGGGAAGGAAGAGAAGGTGATGCTGTGGCAATTATTGAAAAAGCATTGCAATTAGGCATCCGTTATTTTGACACTGCCTCAAGTTATGGACCGAGTGAAGATTATTTGGGGAAAGTTCTACCACCCCATCGTTCCAAGTTGTTTCTTGCAAGTAAGACTGATAAAAGAGATCGCGATGGTGCTTGGCAAGAATTAGAGCGATCGCTTAAACGTCTCAACACTGATTATCTTAATTTATGGCAGCTACATCACGTTTCTTTCCCCCAAGAACTCGACACCATCTTTAGTAAATCCGGTGCAATTAAAGCTGTAGAAGAAGCAATAGAGCAAAAACTCGTCCGTTTTGCTGGTATTACCGGACACCACGACCCGAAAGTAATCGCCGAAGGGCTGCGTCGCTATCCTTTCCACACAACCCTAATTCCCGTCAATGCAGCAGACAAACATCATCCACGCCCATTTTTACCTGTAGTTTTACCCATAGCGCAGCAACAAAATGTAGCTGTGATTGCAATGAAAGTCCCCGCTTACGGTCGATTGTTCAAGCCAGGTGGTTTGTCAGGTATGCAGCAAGCTTTGGGATACAGTTTATCTCAGCCTGGGGTTCAGTGTTGCGTGATTGCGGCTGAGACAACTGCACAATTAGAAGATAATGTCAAGGTAGCGCGTGCTTTTCAAATCCTCCAGGGTAAAGAACTAGCCGCGATTGAGCAGCTTACCGCCAAAATTTGGGAAGATAGTACATTCTTCCGCGCTTGGACTTAGCCTATATATAGATTTACCCTACCACTTACTCATGAATCCTGTAGTTTTGTAAATCTGTTTCAAGTTCAGGGGGAGTAAACTCAAAATGCTCTATTCATGGTTGGTAGTGCTACCTAAAAATTTCACTAATCACTGTATTATGTATTCTTTCTTTACTTACCTTGAACTTCTCTTCCTTGGCTCTAGAATATGTGGATCAAC
This Tolypothrix sp. NIES-4075 DNA region includes the following protein-coding sequences:
- the nfi gene encoding deoxyribonuclease V (cleaves DNA at apurinic or apyrimidinic sites): MKIYQRHAWQLTLDEAIAIQEQLQAEVITEDKFKEPVQYVAGVDMGFEANGTISRAAVAVLNFPDLQIIETSLAYRPTTFPYIPGFLSFREIPAVLDALEKITTIPDIILCDGQGIAHPRRFGIACHLGVLVDIPTIGVAKSLLVGKHEIVPETKGSWQPLIHKCETIGAVLRSRTKVKPLYISSGHRVSLPTAIDYVLRCTPKYRLPETTRIADKLASNR
- a CDS encoding aldo/keto reductase; protein product: MSETTTRRNFLMTSVAVASGIVGATTLQQNATNTATPPATMPERMLGRTEIKVPIFGLGGAGQTPLSWEGREGDAVAIIEKALQLGIRYFDTASSYGPSEDYLGKVLPPHRSKLFLASKTDKRDRDGAWQELERSLKRLNTDYLNLWQLHHVSFPQELDTIFSKSGAIKAVEEAIEQKLVRFAGITGHHDPKVIAEGLRRYPFHTTLIPVNAADKHHPRPFLPVVLPIAQQQNVAVIAMKVPAYGRLFKPGGLSGMQQALGYSLSQPGVQCCVIAAETTAQLEDNVKVARAFQILQGKELAAIEQLTAKIWEDSTFFRAWT
- a CDS encoding prohibitin family protein, whose amino-acid sequence is MESLRNNNTNNHHHALYLVGGIVLLVLAIIFRPFSIVNAGERGVVMQFGKVQDRVFDEGIHPITPIVTSVKNISIRIQNSSFKADATSKDLQKMTAEIAVNWNIDPTRVNKVYQKIGDEQQIITTIIAPAVSEVLKAVISQKTTEEIISERAEIKAELDTLLKNRLAPYGVIVDDVSIINFAFPEEFSKAVEARLIAEQQARLAEFNADKAAQEAQANINRAKGEAEAQKLQEKTLTPAFLQKQAIEKWDGKFPMVMTGDGKLPMINITTATSTNNATMSSQQKQK
- the mnmH gene encoding tRNA 2-selenouridine(34) synthase MnmH, producing the protein MTPSPTYTRQPWSESYSEIIDVRSKSEFAEDRIPKAINLPVLNDDERAQVGTIYKQINPFTARKIGAALVSKNISQHLTEYFATKDKNYRPLVYCWRGGQRSGSMASVLSQIGWRVTLLEGGYKTYRAYVRQQMQDLPQKFTYQVLCGLTGSGKTRILQQMRLTRGAQVLDLEALANHRGSLLGEEWQGKLSPQPSQKYFESLLLEQLQKFNPHQPVWVESESQKIGNIYLPQFLWEKMKQANSIEIQIPIAARVKFLLEEYPHLMDHADILKWKLEKFKSRYGWDKLCQWYQLIDTGNWESFVQDILQYHYDPTYRQSIKRDFTKGDRVLSIPNLSDSSIDTLLDSLLPNSLALT